In Tenebrio molitor chromosome 1, icTenMoli1.1, whole genome shotgun sequence, the sequence AAGTAGAACCATTCTCCAATgaccaaatttttttgaatttttgtacaGGATGGCTCTTTCACGACGTTCGAAAAAGCCAGATTGATGAAGATCCACTTGGTGTCGGTGCTGTGGCTGGATGCGGTCCGGAGGCACAACGCCAGAGTCCCGGAAAAAAATTATCCCGCTTTCGGGAACCAAGTCTGCGACAACAACGTCTCAATTTTGTGCTCAGTAAGTAAATCACCccagaaaaaatattgcgaATAGAATAGGTCTGCAATCAACACCTTGAGGCACTCCATGTATGTATTTGCGTTGACAATATTTTTGTGGCGTTTCTAGCAATTGCAAAAGGACTACGAGGAGGTCATCAAGGACGAGAAAAGACGAACGATGTCTTCGCTACCCAAGAGTTCCAAACCCAGCGACAAGAACAGACGACGGACCGTGATGACTCCGCAGACCTCGAGGAGCAGCTACCTCACCGCTCAAAATGTCACAGTTTCGGATGACGACCAAGAGGTCGCCACGATCTTGTCTCAGAAACCGTCGGAATCACCCGATCTAACTTCGGACGATTCCGATTGCGGCGTGGTCAACGGACACACCAGCAAACGTCAAAGGAACGATCTGGACCTGGTCGAGATGTCGGTTTTGACAGATGACGAAAGCGGTACCACGAAACGCGCGACTTCATCCAGCCGTCTGGATTCCAGCGACTCCACCTCCTTGCTCAGCAGAGTTACAGTGAGGCAGAAGCGGAAGACCAATTACGTGACCGCCGACATGGTCCTGACCCCCAACGTGGAGTCGGCAACTCGCTCAAAAAATACTCTGGAAGCTGACAAGTCCAAGAAAGTACTGCAGAACTCCACTCACCAGTCGAGCGCCGTGTCCTTACTGGGAGTGTCCACGGACAGCGAACGCACCAAGAGTGGACTCGGTGGTTCCGCACAAAATGAATCTCAGATACAGAAGCGCAACTCTAAGTCTAGTGACAAGGAGAATCGTGGTTCCGGTGGTACTGTTATGTCTTCTCTCAGATTGAGTGACTCTCTCCAAATGGAAAGTAGAAGAAGTGGATCGAAGTTGAGTTTATCTCCGAAGAAACAGAGTCTCGGGTCTTCGTCGGTGAGTTCTAGGAGTTCCAAGTCTGACGTATCTGAGAAGGGGAGAAGGAGTAAAAATATAGAGTTGGCAGATGCACGAAAAGATGGGGAGATTCCGAGTGGTAGAAGAAAAGGGACAAGAGCAGAATCAGAAGACAGAAATAGAATTGAGTGTGTTGACGAAACAATCGACGGTAGTGATTGTGGGACCAGGAGTTCGAGACGGGTTAGAAGAACGACCGCGATGACACCGAGGGCAGCAGTAGAAGATCAAGAAGATTCTAGCGAGAAAGAAAGGAAAGGTAGAAGAGCCACATCAGTTGGTCTACAAACCGGAAGAAATGCGAACGAGATTGAGGGATCACAGTCGGTGGAAGTTGGTAAACTGAGAAGAAGCAGTAGAAGATCGACTTCTGTGTTTTCGTCGAGGTCAGAATCAGAAAAGGGAACAAGTTCTAATGAGATTAGGAGATCAGAATCGGAAGAGCTAGAAGATTCTCTCGAAACAGAAAGAACTGCAGCTAGAAGAAAGTCGAATGTGATTGACAAACCGCAGGCTGCGGACGCTGGTACAGTGAGAAGAAGTAGAAGATCGATTTCTGTTGTTTCGTCGAGATCGAGATTTGAATCGGAAGATGTAATTGACGACTCCCAAAAACCTGCGAAAACCGTCGTAGCTGTGGTGTCAAGCGAAGAcgaagcgaagaaatctaagaAGCCCCAAGAAAGTCAAAGACCTCCGAAGAAGTCCAAGAAGCCCCAAGAAAGTCCAAGTCCTCCAGAGAAGTCCAAGAAGCCTCGGGAAAGTCCAAGTCCTCCGAAGAAATCACGCATCGATTCGGCCAGCACcaagaaaaagagaaaattgtACAATCCAAACGACGTCGTCGGTTTTTCCCCGCCGCAAGACGACAAAGAAAGGGAAGAGTATCAGAAGCAGAAGTCGCAGAAGAGTCCAGACGGGGTGCAGATGTCGCAGAAGAATCTAGACGGGCTGCAGAAGTCGCAGAAGAGTCCAGACGGGGTGTTCGTCAATCCCAACAACGTCCACATCACTCCGCTTCCGTCTAGACAAAAGACGGCGACTTACGCGGACGTGAGGACGTCTAGCAGCGACGAGAGCGAGATAATAAAGATCAAACCcacgaagaagaagaagaagaaagagaaaacCCCGGAACGCAGAGACAGCTCCACCGACGAGCAGCGGGAGTTGTTGGACCTGTTGACGAATCGCGTCGACGCCAGCCAGCCGAGGCGTTCGCAGCGTTTGACCCTCTCGGAGACCAGACCCAAGTACACTTACTCCAGCTTGGACAGCCAATCGACGAGCAGCCTCCCGATCACCCCCATCAAGAGGAGAAGCACCCTCGACTTCGTGTCGATATCGGAGAGTCAACGCAAGCGCAAGCTGAAACCGAAAAGAACGTCGAGCATCGTCTGCACGAAAATGCACCGCCACCAAGTGCTCAACTTCGAAAGCATCGTCAACGACCTGGGGGAGTTCTTCGTCGAGGACCGGGTCACGGACAAGACGACGCACCTAGTGGTCGGAGATGCCAAAAGGACGATCAACATGCTGAGGGCCATAGCGCGGGGGTGTTGGATATTGAAGCACGAATGGGTAAGTGCGAGGGGTGGGTTTTGTCAGAGTGTAAGGGTGGAGTTGCAGTTGCTCAAGTCGCACGAGGAGGGGAGGTGGCTGAACGAGGAGGACTACGAGCTGACGGAGTTCTCGCCGGCGGTGCAGGTTCGTCAGTTTGTTGTTGTTTGCAGGGGTCTCACAAAGTTTTGCAGCAATGTCGCCTCCAGAGGGAAGCTTTCGGGCGGCTATTTTCGATGGATATATTCAAAGGGTGCGGTCCCATCTACGTGGGcaaatctaccactccgagaCCGGCCGATCTGAAGGAGTTGATCTCGATCTGCAAAGGTAAAGTGACGACGAGCCAAAGAGGCGCGGCGGTGGCCGTGGGGGAGTGTCTCAAGGGGGATGAGGTGAATTGCGTGACGGAGATGTGGGTCCTGGATTCGATCCACTTCAACAAGTTGAAGTCCTTCAAGAACTATCTGATGAAAACGACGGCTCCACACAGTCCTGAGTTTTAAGCGCTGAGcgccattttattttatcttttggaATATACAAGCTGATTTATACCAGTGTTTTTATcgttgaataaatattttgctgaaaataaattgaacTTGGGACggtttggtccttcgagccggatcgAGGAGTCGGTCAAGGTCTCGAATGAAAGTCGCGGCTGTATACAAGCAGTTTATTCTTACACGGTACATTCAAACTTACATATTACATTGTCAATACTCCTGCATCCTTGTAGAAGTTAACAGTTTGATAAACATGACATCCCGAAACCTACAGATTTCCTTACAGCCCTCTCGAGTTACGTATTAGGAGACACGTCGCGATACACGGAACAAATATAAATCGCTCGTCGTTTGTTGCGTACGAAATGTGTATGTTTCTTGCATGTTAATTACATAACAACAATCTTTTAAAGAGAGTGGTAGttatatgtataataatttttctcaaCATTATGTGCAcgaacgaaaaataaaataaaaaatgtaataatgaaCAACATGGACCGGTCCGAGTGTCTGATGGTGCGTTAGTGACAGACGAATCGGCGATCAGTGGCTAGGCAGTTGGGTTACTCGGTTCGGCTCTCCTGCACCAGGTAGACCTGGGAGCCGGGCACGGAGCTGGTGGTGACGAAAGTGCGGTGTTTGGCGCGGATCAGCGACAGACTGCTTTCGGCGGTGTCGGCGCGGTCCTCGGCAGCCTCCAGTTCCCTCTGGAAGCGGCGCACGCGGGTTACGCTCTGGTGGGAGACGCCCTCCTGCAAACACTCGTTAGCAAACCGTCTCCGTCGCCGCCTCTCATCCTACCTGTTCCTGCAGCTGTCTCTTGAACATGGACACCTTGCAGTTGGCCTTCTCGAGCGATTCGTTCAACAGGGCGATGTTCTTCTGGTCCTCCTCGCACTGGATCATGACCTCCTTGACGGTGCGCTCCTTCTTGCGCAGGATCTTGATGGTCTCGGCGTGGCGCCTCTTCTCCTCGTCGAGCTCGACCTCCATGTCGCGCATGCGCGCCTCCAGCTTGCTGATGATGCGCTTGCCGCCGACGATGGCGTTGGCCTCGACCTCCTCGAGGCGCACCGACAGGTTCTTCACCTCGATCTCGAGcgacttcttgatggcctcgATCTTCACCACGCGCTCTTGCTCCTCGTGCAGGATCTCGACGGTGTGCTTCAACTCGGTCTGCAACCCGCGCGTCAAAAACAAATTGTCTCGCGAGCGCGACTCACCTGGATGCGCTGGTAGCGCTCGTCAGAGATGCGCAACTCCTTGGTGACTTCGTCGTAGTCAGCCACGATGGTGCTCAGCTCTTGCTCGATCTTGCTCTTGGCCGAGGCCAAGTTGACGTTGATGGTGGTGAGCTCGTTGATCCTGGTGCCGGCTTCCTCGACCATCTGTTCGGCGGACCTCTTGCCGCGAAGAGCCTGCAAAGAGAGCGTCACGCATGCTTTCGGTGGGATCTGGACGTACAGATTCGTAGTTGCCCCGGATCTCCTCGATTTCAGCGGTGAAGGCCTGGATCTTCCTCTGCGAGATGCTGAGCTGGTCCAAGGTGACCTGGAGCTGCCTCTGGACCTCGTCGTAGTGGGCGGTGAGTTCGGTGAGCTGCAAGGACTGCTTCTTGATGGTCTTCTGCAAGTCGATGTTGGTCTTGTTGGCCGAATCCAGGGACATCTCCAGCTCGGTGATCTGGATCTGGAGCTTCTTCTTGATGCGGGTGACCTCGGTCTTGAGACGGGTCTCGGCCTCGACGACGCGAGCGTTAAGTTGTTCGATTTCGATGCTGGTGGCCTTGCTGCAAACAGACACAATTGCAACAGGTGATGGTGCGTCacgatcgaaaaaaaattggctgGCGCCGCTCCCGGCTATTTTTGGTCGGTGCTTGCGTAATTTCACCTTTGGTCGTAGAAGTACGCGGTGCTGCGGCGGTCGAAGCCTTTCAGCTCTTTGCTGAGGGCGTCGAGAGGCTCCACGCACTTCAGCTCCAGCTGCTGGAGCAGCCTCTTGTCCATGACCTTGGCGTGCTGCGCGTAACTGTAACTCCTCTGGATCTGGCTCATGTCGAAGTCCACCGCCTTGGCGATGTTCTTGGAGCTCTCCGACCGCAGGTACGATTCGATGGCTTTGGCGGAGCGCCCTCGCAGGTGCTTCTGCGCCCCCCGCAGCGACATCTCCACGTCCCTCTCGGCGTAGCGGTCGTACCCCAGATCGTCTGCCATCTTCGACTTGAGCGTCTTGATCTGACGCACGATCTCTTTCTTCTTTCTGACCTGGACTTTCTCCGTGATGGTGGCTGCGGAGACGGACTTGCTCAGTTGGAAGGAGCTCTTCGTGGTGGAACTGAAGTCACGCAGACGCGCCTTGGCACTGGCTTCTGTGCGTCTGGCGATATCGTCGAGGGCCGTGGCCGAATAACTTTTGACGATCCTCTTGGGATCGTATTGGCGCAAGCCGCGCTCGTCGGTCCAAGGCAGGTGGGGGTACCTAGTGGGGCCGTCCCTCTCTTTCTGTTCTATGTAGTCGATCATCGGCTGATAATAGTTGATGCCTACGCCGTAATTGTACTCGTAGAAGCCCGTCAAGGGGTGCCATTTTGAAGGAGTCTCTCCCGACATGTCAATCAAAATCGATACAGCACTGCTATTTAGGTCGATCGGAAGCTCCTTTTATACCAT encodes:
- the MCPH1 gene encoding microcephalin, whose protein sequence is MSEPVQGPPSDLVEALMKDPVKRALLLQLLVKEKDGFEAYKREELKNTTPLKKVKRMHCESPTALQRRRALEQRNQDTSESSSSEMSEASTEVRGPKLPFDQLLKGVRAYVEVRRDNVDRSDGIKAVMRLMGATIMDQFTKDVTHVIFKDGSFTTFEKARLMKIHLVSVLWLDAVRRHNARVPEKNYPAFGNQVCDNNVSILCSQLQKDYEEVIKDEKRRTMSSLPKSSKPSDKNRRRTVMTPQTSRSSYLTAQNVTVSDDDQEVATILSQKPSESPDLTSDDSDCGVVNGHTSKRQRNDLDLVEMSVLTDDESGTTKRATSSSRLDSSDSTSLLSRVTVRQKRKTNYVTADMVLTPNVESATRSKNTLEADKSKKVLQNSTHQSSAVSLLGVSTDSERTKSGLGGSAQNESQIQKRNSKSSDKENRGSGGTVMSSLRLSDSLQMESRRSGSKLSLSPKKQSLGSSSVSSRSSKSDVSEKGRRSKNIELADARKDGEIPSGRRKGTRAESEDRNRIECVDETIDGSDCGTRSSRRVRRTTAMTPRAAVEDQEDSSEKERKGRRATSVGLQTGRNANEIEGSQSVEVGKLRRSSRRSTSVFSSRSESEKGTSSNEIRRSESEELEDSLETERTAARRKSNVIDKPQAADAGTVRRSRRSISVVSSRSRFESEDVIDDSQKPAKTVVAVVSSEDEAKKSKKPQESQRPPKKSKKPQESPSPPEKSKKPRESPSPPKKSRIDSASTKKKRKLYNPNDVVGFSPPQDDKEREEYQKQKSQKSPDGVQMSQKNLDGLQKSQKSPDGVFVNPNNVHITPLPSRQKTATYADVRTSSSDESEIIKIKPTKKKKKKEKTPERRDSSTDEQRELLDLLTNRVDASQPRRSQRLTLSETRPKYTYSSLDSQSTSSLPITPIKRRSTLDFVSISESQRKRKLKPKRTSSIVCTKMHRHQVLNFESIVNDLGEFFVEDRVTDKTTHLVVGDAKRTINMLRAIARGCWILKHEWLLKSHEEGRWLNEEDYELTEFSPAVQQCRLQREAFGRLFSMDIFKGCGPIYVGKSTTPRPADLKELISICKGKVTTSQRGAAVAVGECLKGDEVNCVTEMWVLDSIHFNKLKSFKNYLMKTTAPHSPEF